The genomic window GCGTAGACGTAGCCTACGACGAACAGAGTGATCGACTGGTTGCCGCCGCTGTCGTGCTGGATGCCGCATCGCTTACTGTCATCGAGCAGGCTATCGCGGAAGATGTTGCCCAGTTCCCCTACATTCCAGGGCTGTTTTCGTTCCGGGAATTGCCGCCAATTGCCAAGGTGCTGAGCCAGTTGAAATGCAAACCCGATCTAATCATCTGCGATGGACAAGGAATCGCCCATCCTCGACGTTTCGGTTTGGCGTGCCATGTCGGCATACTGTTCGATGTTCCTACGATTGGCTGCGGCAAGACACTATTGCGGGGAACCCATGAAGCGGTAGGAACAACAAGGGGCGACTACGCGCCCCTTGTTGATGATGGAGAAATTGTCGGTCGAGCTTTGCGGACTCAAAACGGCATCAAGCCAGTTTACGTTTCAACGGGCCATCGAGTTTCATTGCCAACTGCCTGTGCGTGGACACTGACGTTATGCACCAAATATCGCTTGCCAGAAACCACAAGGCGCGCCGATCAATTGGTAAAATCGCTACTCAGGCGATGAAACACCCCAGCCCTTCTCCCTTCTTTTCTGAAGCAATGAGAAATTGGCTGAGTCTGGCGAAATTCTAAAATCCGCAACCAATTCCCCATCATCATTCCAGGTCTTGGATTCTATTTTTACGCCATATTCGT from Chitinivorax sp. B includes these protein-coding regions:
- the nfi gene encoding deoxyribonuclease V (cleaves DNA at apurinic or apyrimidinic sites), which encodes MEQVVFHDWKLNEVEAFELQRQFAGRVERNDRLDNVNTVTGVDVAYDEQSDRLVAAAVVLDAASLTVIEQAIAEDVAQFPYIPGLFSFRELPPIAKVLSQLKCKPDLIICDGQGIAHPRRFGLACHVGILFDVPTIGCGKTLLRGTHEAVGTTRGDYAPLVDDGEIVGRALRTQNGIKPVYVSTGHRVSLPTACAWTLTLCTKYRLPETTRRADQLVKSLLRR